In Arthrobacter sp. QXT-31, one genomic interval encodes:
- a CDS encoding ABC transporter permease, giving the protein MTVAPVSKKTQRFPLRKERGAPAAQHPKRRRGEASNFSIRMGQLGLAAVVLGAWEVLGRVGVIDPFFFPLPSDILMTVWVWISSGFVFPHLWITLQESILAFLTGAAAGLVLGFLLARVRFLERLLDPFLQMFNALPRVVLAPIFLLWFGLGIWSKVAFGFTLVFFIVFFNTLEGVKSVDRVLVDNARMLGASEKQLLRHVFIPSALTWIFSSLHISVGFAITGAVVGEYLGASAGVGYAIAQAQGVFDTKGVFAGMFILMFVVLIIDLLVNRLERHLLRWRPVRSS; this is encoded by the coding sequence ATGACTGTGGCACCGGTTTCCAAGAAAACACAACGCTTTCCCCTCCGGAAGGAACGGGGTGCGCCGGCAGCCCAGCACCCCAAACGCAGGCGGGGTGAAGCATCGAACTTCTCCATTCGGATGGGACAACTGGGCCTCGCCGCCGTTGTCCTCGGCGCGTGGGAAGTGCTGGGACGCGTTGGCGTCATCGACCCGTTCTTCTTCCCCCTGCCCTCCGACATCCTGATGACGGTATGGGTCTGGATCTCCAGCGGCTTCGTCTTCCCTCATCTGTGGATCACCCTGCAGGAATCGATCCTGGCATTCCTGACGGGTGCGGCGGCCGGCCTGGTCCTGGGCTTCCTTCTGGCGCGGGTCCGTTTCCTGGAGCGGCTCCTGGACCCGTTCCTGCAGATGTTCAATGCCCTTCCCCGGGTGGTGCTGGCCCCGATCTTCCTGCTGTGGTTCGGCCTGGGGATCTGGTCAAAGGTCGCCTTCGGCTTCACCCTGGTGTTCTTCATCGTCTTCTTCAACACCCTCGAGGGCGTCAAGAGCGTGGACCGGGTTCTCGTGGACAACGCACGCATGCTGGGGGCGTCGGAGAAGCAGCTCCTCCGCCACGTCTTCATCCCCAGCGCCCTGACCTGGATCTTCTCCAGCCTGCACATCAGCGTAGGTTTTGCCATCACCGGTGCCGTGGTGGGTGAGTACCTCGGAGCTTCCGCCGGTGTGGGCTACGCCATCGCCCAGGCCCAAGGTGTCTTCGATACCAAAGGGGTCTTCGCCGGCATGTTCATCCTGATGTTCGTGGTCCTGATCATCGACCTCCTCGTCAACCGCCTCGAACGGCACCTCCTGAGGTGGCGCCCGGTCCGGTCCTCGTAA
- a CDS encoding ABC transporter substrate-binding protein, translating to MTQNQTRHRRRKLFRPLTLLASAALALSACGAPAAAPPGQGGTGAAGGEGTKVIIGVGGQTLLTYLPTTLAQQLGYYKDEGLNVELQDLQGGSKALTAMVGGSTNVTSGYYEHTIQMQAKNQPIKAFVDMGQSSGLALLVAPKNEGKIKSIADLKGKNVGVTSPGSSTDMFVKFLLAKNGMQQTDAAVSAIGAGSSAVAAVEQNQVDAAVMLEPDVSVLAKRIGHDPVLLEDVRTVEGLKEVFDTGSWPSSSLYAKTEWLDQNKETAGKLAKAIKRTLEFIDGHSGEEIAAKMPEKFAGGDKELYAKVIEDLKKTLSKDGSFTEDGAQAVLKTQRVANPEVGDKDIKLEDTYTNEFVK from the coding sequence ATGACACAGAACCAAACCCGGCACCGGCGCCGGAAGCTCTTCCGCCCGCTGACCCTGCTTGCCTCCGCTGCCCTGGCCCTCTCGGCCTGCGGCGCCCCTGCGGCTGCACCTCCGGGCCAGGGCGGGACCGGCGCTGCCGGCGGGGAAGGCACCAAGGTGATCATCGGCGTCGGCGGCCAGACTCTCCTGACCTACCTTCCCACCACGCTGGCCCAGCAGCTGGGCTACTACAAGGATGAGGGCCTGAACGTCGAACTCCAGGACCTGCAGGGCGGCTCGAAAGCGCTCACCGCGATGGTGGGCGGCAGCACAAATGTCACCAGCGGATACTACGAGCACACCATCCAGATGCAGGCCAAGAACCAGCCCATCAAGGCGTTCGTTGACATGGGCCAGTCGTCGGGACTTGCCCTCCTCGTGGCGCCGAAGAATGAGGGCAAGATCAAGTCCATTGCGGATCTCAAGGGCAAGAACGTCGGCGTGACCTCACCGGGGTCCTCCACTGACATGTTCGTTAAGTTCCTGCTGGCCAAGAACGGCATGCAGCAGACAGATGCCGCCGTATCAGCCATCGGCGCCGGGTCCTCTGCCGTTGCCGCCGTGGAGCAGAACCAGGTGGATGCGGCGGTGATGCTCGAACCTGACGTCTCCGTACTCGCAAAGCGGATAGGCCACGATCCGGTGCTGCTGGAAGACGTCCGGACCGTGGAGGGGCTGAAGGAAGTATTCGACACCGGCTCATGGCCGTCCTCCTCCCTCTACGCCAAGACCGAATGGCTGGACCAGAACAAGGAAACCGCGGGCAAGCTCGCCAAGGCGATCAAGCGCACCCTCGAATTCATCGACGGCCATTCCGGCGAGGAGATTGCCGCGAAAATGCCTGAGAAGTTCGCTGGCGGGGACAAGGAGCTCTACGCCAAAGTCATTGAGGACCTGAAGAAGACGCTCAGCAAGGACGGATCCTTTACCGAGGACGGCGCCCAGGCGGTCCTGAAGACACAGCGGGTGGCCAACCCGGAGGTCGGGGACAAGGACATCAAGCTGGAGGACACCTACACGAACGAATTCGTGAAGTAG